From Amycolatopsis sp. WQ 127309:
GCGCCACTCACTCCGACGATCGACCGATCCGGGTTATCCTACCTGTGGGATTGCCAGAGCTGACCCCAGCCGTGGCACGCGGGCTGCTGGCCGTTTTGATCGAGCTTACCGAGGTGCCGGTCCTGGACGGACCGGCAGAGGAGGAACCGTGACGGCTGAAATCAGCAACGACCCGTGGTCAACACTGGACGACATCCTTGGTCTTGAGGTGGCCGAGCCGGTCGACGACGGGATTGGTGAACTCGCGGTCTACGGCCGGTGCTCGACGGAGGACAACCAGGACCCGGAGACCTCGCGCGGCTGGCAGTTTGGGAATGCTCGGAAGTTCGTCGAGCCGCTGGGCGGCCGAATCGTCGCCGAATACTTCGACATTGGGCAGTCGCGGTCAGTCCCGTGGGAGCGCCGGGACGAGGCCGCGCGGCTGCTCGCCGAGCTGAAGAATCCGCGGCGGACGTGGAACGCCGTGGTCGTCGGCGAGGGCACGCGCTGTTGGTTTGGCAATCAGTTCTCGCTCATCGCGCCGCGGTTCGCCGCGTACGGCGTCGACCTGTGGGTGCCGGAGCTTGGCGGGAAGTACGACGCGCGGAACCCGTCGCACAAGATGCTCATGAGCGTGCTCGGTGGCATGAGCGAATCGGAACGCCAGCACGTCCAGGCTCGCGTCCGCGCCGCGATGGACGCGCAGGTTGTCAACGAAGGGCGACACCAAGGCGGCCGGGCGCCGTACGGGTACGTCGTTGTCGATGGCGGTCCGCACCCGAACCCGCGAAAGGCCGCCGAGGGGTTCCGGCTGCGCGTACTGGCCATCGATCCCGACGCAGCCGAGGTGGTCCAGCGGATCTTCGCCGAGTACATGGAAGGGGTCGGCGATCGAGCGATCGCGAAGGGGCTCAACGAGGACGGAGTGCCCTGCCCTTCCGAACGCCGGCCCGACCAGAACCGGCACCGGCTCGCCGATGGCTGGCAAGGGAGCACCGTCCGGTCCATTCTGGAGAATCCGCGGTACACCGGGTACGCGATCTTCGGGCGTTGGATCAAGCAAGAGACGCTGCTGAATCCGGACGACGTCAGCGCCGGGCACGTCGTGCGGTTCAAGCGAGCGGCGCCGGATCGCGTTGTTCGGTCGCGGCGACCTGCTCACCCGGAGATTGTTTCTGTCGAGACGTTCACGCAGGCGCAGTTGATGCGCCGATCCCGTGCGGCCGGCGGACTGCCCGGCATTGCCAAGCTCGAACGGAATCGCGCAGCCACCAAGCACACGTACCTGTTGAAGGGGCTGGTGCGGTGCGAGATCTGCAGCCGGAAGATGCAAGGTGCTGCGATCCGGAAGGGCGTCTACTACCGGTGCATCGCACGGACGATGGCGCCGGGATCGGCGGCGCTGGCCGATCACCCGAAGACGGTGAACCTGCGAGAAAACGTCGTAGTCCCGCCGATCAACGAGTGGTTGTGCCAGGTCTTCGATCCGGACAACCGCGACGAGACGGTTCGGCTGCTCGCCGGGTCGCAGGATGGCCGGGTGGACGGCCGTCGAGCCAACGCGGAGAAGCGGCTGAAGGGCGCCGAGGAGAAGCTACGGCGGCACCTGGCAGCCATCGAGGCCGGCGTGGACCCCGTCAACTTCGTCGAGCCGATGAAGCGCGCACAGGCCGAGCGGCAGGCCGCGATGGAGGAGCTGAGGCACCTGCCGGACGCGCAAGCGGTCGACGTGGCGGAGGTATACGCGATGCTCGACCAGCTCGGCAACGTCGAGCGGCACCTCAACTCGCGGAGCCCGGAGAGGATCACGCAGGTCTACCGCGACTTGGGCCTACAGGTGGTCTACGACAACAAAAAAGAGGCAGTCGCGGTGACTGCCTCTCCCCGTGTGGGTAACGTGTGTG
This genomic window contains:
- a CDS encoding recombinase family protein, encoding MTAEISNDPWSTLDDILGLEVAEPVDDGIGELAVYGRCSTEDNQDPETSRGWQFGNARKFVEPLGGRIVAEYFDIGQSRSVPWERRDEAARLLAELKNPRRTWNAVVVGEGTRCWFGNQFSLIAPRFAAYGVDLWVPELGGKYDARNPSHKMLMSVLGGMSESERQHVQARVRAAMDAQVVNEGRHQGGRAPYGYVVVDGGPHPNPRKAAEGFRLRVLAIDPDAAEVVQRIFAEYMEGVGDRAIAKGLNEDGVPCPSERRPDQNRHRLADGWQGSTVRSILENPRYTGYAIFGRWIKQETLLNPDDVSAGHVVRFKRAAPDRVVRSRRPAHPEIVSVETFTQAQLMRRSRAAGGLPGIAKLERNRAATKHTYLLKGLVRCEICSRKMQGAAIRKGVYYRCIARTMAPGSAALADHPKTVNLRENVVVPPINEWLCQVFDPDNRDETVRLLAGSQDGRVDGRRANAEKRLKGAEEKLRRHLAAIEAGVDPVNFVEPMKRAQAERQAAMEELRHLPDAQAVDVAEVYAMLDQLGNVERHLNSRSPERITQVYRDLGLQVVYDNKKEAVAVTASPRVGNVCVRGGT